One window of the Plasmodium relictum strain SGS1 genome assembly, chromosome: 1 genome contains the following:
- a CDS encoding ferlin, putative: protein MNIAKKTQYNIKVDIHEVKDLSFRESANEKEIIPNPYVEVTVNDEKKSTPKKNQAVNVVYNTSFNFSMDLTDYHFQRTSVDVCVLHKYTIQSALIGKCSFSLNYVYSKIQHWLYRIWVKLRNPDLPSDDVGFLLISVGVYGPGDSIPIVNDSVKTNINEEICTNKGLDIHITHYDLCINIFRGQDIELMSSSSLFSNVLEPYVKVSHNGFEECTKVIRNDPNPVWNLSVHLPTCTPCYDNNIIIELINGEHNGVVIFSILLDFFEILKRELLPRWFNIYYNPQNQIIARSSVHTQNVGVTTNPNTAIATNTIGNYLFSATAEKFFKNATQGININDILGVTKVQNMFTDDSLRESYLYGGRIFLSVNATKTHSPGPICIKSARVEPDPPNKEYIFCADIYEILSVRNNKAVIYDNINEKGNYNNNCDANGDSIICVCGLGPHKLKTPPLLPNEVGSYVLNENAGRIDEFRIFLPQNNNEQIYDIFLYIYVKSNLAMTDWITNRRNIYNSVMSNDYDSADINKLHGLDKMSSINKGVEDVFNDVELLNNYKLKSYVRIPYKYLLHNENKPKWFMMKNIETNAHEYNISFFANLIPFQSYKKRPQRLEYKLSRYFFRALIYEGLHFPAKGYDAFPDPYIKVELAGQTIKTSTILHTLNPNYYEAYEVEVILPTNLNLAPDISIEALSVNKSFLYNDDILLGSCTYPIMKVPVEWKKSPIWINLKSSQYKKCKAKLLVAFELVPREKVLDDTYPFYDDIRPSTLPGHVSLFLIGIRMFKPLKDPSVTVCFGRDVDDTSQFLWHETTNKVISGKEGNWNFLKYFSLDVALPKRMQHHSFLEVRVEDRVLNNGFTGAGGNNTYSVNATNNNLLIGTAYITLNPLLPWLDQYEKNECVELFKMHLLEEVLIEDAEKARKSYNSALIYKKSSILSKKLSNENFELQGQEEDNHEFNDLTLNVLEENPEYPEEDEEEKINKEVNEKNQDTEKKKSKKNSKKKDGNKDDNTNDLRKKRKKNWKKYTNNEYVPYNDPDFANVRIEETLEHVRFKANECTDDVYTNIEEQESICENNTGDKKTKLRDINFFKGKNDDKAKNVCKQHRTIYGFNEEMLNFQLSLADEDEQEEIQRDEMLYEYEVDMNVDDLPYLRATIFRCTDSGIPEAVGYLKYICNVYDEKTMNLKKEMMKKCDDLVSEYKLTRNLVVRAYIIQARGLNPSSGATDITTYIWIKNSNEVTNIPGGLSHNIKDTGHTKKQGYKPEFNRCYQLLCSFPDESIVQVCIMNQGSLSDEIIGYTYIDMEDRYFNQKIRQLMIDDAMPIELRSLKLENSTISHGSLRCWFEIFTEEFAQLNPVKILCSNEPDDYQLRLVIWKVSNAAMDNNSTISLFVRCIYTDDDTEDSRDTDTHYNSKDGKGTFNWRFVYNIKIPTNATNIKVQIHNYALLSSNEPIGEATLDLSAHFYRARKKKGFYHIPRFWLSCKHPAHKNKIRGNVEIEGFILTKSEAEISPVGNGRDEPNKDPYLPPVTENRTYVDWVTINEKFGAATASIMYGLKWTGVWIVVAVVVVGILFLIFLLK from the exons ATGAACATAGCTAAAAAAACtcaatataatataaaagtagATATCCATGAAGTAAAAGATTTAAGTTTTCGTGAAAGCGcgaatgaaaaagaaataataccTAATCCGTATGTTGAAGTAACAGTAAACGATGAAAAGAAAAGTAcaccaaaaaaaaatcaagCAGTAAATGTTGTATATAACACTTcgtttaatttttctatggACTTAACAGATTATCATTTTCAAAGAACAAGTGTTGATGTATGTGTTTTGCATAAATACACAATTCAAAGTGCATTGATAGGTAAATGCTCTTTTAGTTTAAATTATGTATATTCAAAAATTCAGCATTGGTTATATAGAATATGGGTTAAATTAAGGAACCCAGATTTGCCATCAGATGATGTAGGGTTCCTATTAATATCTGTAGGAGTATATGGTCCAGGTGACTCTATACCAATTGTTAATGACAGcgtaaaaacaaatattaatgaagaaatatGTACAAATAAGGGTTTAGATATTCATATTACTCATTATGATTTATGTATCAATATTTTTAGGGGACAAGACATTGAATTAATGAGTAGCAGTTCCTTATTTTCAAATGTTTTAGAACCATATGTAAAAGTCTCTCATAATGGATTCGAAGAATGTACTAAAGTTATAAGAAATGATCCAAATCCTGTCTGGAATTTAAGTGTGCATCTACCAACTTGTACACCATGTTACGACAATAATATTATCATTGAACTTATAAATGGAGAACATAATGGAGTAGTTATTTTTAGTATACTTTTagatttttttgaaatattaaaaagagaattattGCCAAGGTggtttaatatttattataatccTCAAAATCAAATAATTGCAAGGAGCAGTGTGCATACACAAAATGTGGGAGTAACTACAAACCCCAATACAGCCATTGCTACTAATACCATAGGAAACTATCTTTTCTCAGCAACAGCTGAaaagttttttaaaaatgctACTCAAGGAATTAACATCAATGATATATTAGGTGTAACAAAAGTACAAAATATGTTCACTGATGATAGTTTAAGAGAATCTTATTTATATGGAGgtagaatttttttaagtGTTAATGCTACCAAAACACATTCACCTGGTCCTATCTGTATTAAGTCAGCCAGGGTAGAACCAGATCCTCctaataaagaatatattttttgtgcCGACatttatgaaatattatCCGTTCGTAATAATAAAGCAGTTATTTATGATAATATCAATGAAAAAggtaattataataataattgtgATGCTAATGGAGATAGTATTATTTGTGTATGTGGTTTAGGACCACATAAATTAAAGACTCCTCCTTTACTACCTAATGAAGTAGGTTCTTATGTGTTAAATGAAAATGCAGGAAGAATCGATGAATTTCGGATATTTTTACCACAGAATAACAATGAACAAATTTacgatatttttttatatatatatgttaaatcAAATTTAGCTATGACCGACTGGATTACTAATAGAAGAAATATTTACAATAGTGTTATGAGTAATGATTACGATTCTgctgatataaataaacttCATGGACTAGATAAAATGAGTTCCATCAATAAAGGAGTCGAAGATGTTTTTAATGATGTGGAACTTTTGaacaattataaattaaaaagttatGTACGTATACCATACAAGTATTTATtacataatgaaaataagcCCAAATGGTTTATgatgaaaaatatagaaaccAATGCACATGAATATAACATATCCTTTTTTGCAAATTTGATACCATTTCAATCCTATAAAAAAAGACCACAAAGATTAGAATATAAACTATCCCGTTATTTTTTCCGTGCCTTAATATACGAAGGGTTACATTTTCCTGCAAAAGGATATGATGCTTTCCCTGATCCTTATATTAAAGTAGAACTAGCTGGACAAACTATTAAAACAAGCACTATTTTGCATACTCTTAACCCTAATTATTACGAAGCTTATGAGGTAGAAGTTATTTTACCTACCAATTTAAATTTAGCCCCTGATATATCTATAGAAGCATTATCTGTTAATAAatcctttttatataatgatGATATTTTGTTAGGTTCTTGCACATATCCTATAATGAAAGTTCCTGTAGAATGGAAAAAATCTCCTATTTGGATTAATTTAAAATCTTctcaatataaaaaatgcaaAGCGAAGTTGCTTGTTGCTTTTGAATTGGTACCAAGAGAAAAAGTTCTAGATGACACATATCCATTTTATGATGATATTAGGCCATCCACCTTGCCTGGTCATGTAtccttatttttaattgGTATAAGAATGTTTAAACCCTTAAAAGATCCATCCGTAACAGTTTGTTTTGGTAGAGATGTCGATGATACATCTCAATTTCTTTGGCATGAAACGACTAATAAAGTGATATCAGGAAAAGAAGGAAATTGgaactttttaaaatatttttcattagatGTTGCTCTACCTAAGAGAATGCAGCATCATAGTTTTTTAGAAGTTAGAGTTGAAGATAGAGTATTAAATAATGGATTTACAGGGGCAGGTGGCAATAACACATATTCTGTAAATGCAACAAATAATAATCTTTTAATTGGAACTGCTTATATTACTTTAAATCCACTACTCCCATGGCTTGACCAATATGAAAAGAATGAATGTGTTGAATTATTCAAGATGCACTTACTTGAAGAAGTTTTAATAGAAGATGCAGAAAAAGCAAGAAAATCTTATAACAGtgcattaatatataaaaaaagttcaATTTTGTCAAAGAAATTGTCcaatgaaaattttgaaCTCCAAGGGCAAGAAGAAGATAATCACGAATTTAATGATTTAACATTGAACGTTTTAGAAGAAAATCCAGAATATCctgaagaagatgaagaagaaaaaattaataaagaagttaatgaaaaaaatcaGGACactgaaaagaaaaagtctaagaaaaatagtaaaaaaaaggaCGGAAATAAAGATGACAATACTAATGAtcttagaaaaaaaagaaaaaaaaattggaagaaatatacaaataatgAGTATGTACCATATAATGATCCTGATTTTGCAAATGTACGTATTGAGGAAACATTAGAGCATGTACGTTTCAAAGCAAATGAATGTACAGATGATGTTTATACAAATATTGAGGAACAAGAAAGCATATGCGAAAATAATACAGGtgataaaaaaacaaaattaagagatattaatttttttaagggaaaaaatgatgataaaGCAAAAAATGTATGTAAACAACATAGAACCATATATGGATTTAATGAAGAAATGTTAAATTTTCAACTATCTTTAGCCGATGAAGATGAACAAGAAGAAATTCAAAGAGACGAAATGCTATATGAATATGAAGTCGATATGAATGTTGATGATTTACCATATTTAAGAGCAACAATCTTCAGATGCACAGATTCGGGAATACCTGAAGCTGTTGgctatttaaaatatatatgcaatGTTTATGATGAGAAAACAATGAATTTAAAGAAggaaatgatgaaaaaatgTGATGATTTAGTAAGTGAATATAAATTAACAAGAAATTTAGTAGTCAGAGCATATATTATTCAAGCAAGAGGCCTAAATCCTTCATCTGGTGCAACCGATATAACTACATATATATGGATTAAAAACAGTAATGAAGTAACTAATATACCTGGTGGGTTATCTCATAATATTAAAGATACTGGGCACACAAAAAAGCAAGGATATAAACCAGAATTTAATAGATGCTATCAGTTATTATGTTCCTTTCCAGATGAATCGATTGTACAAGTTTGTATTATGAATCAAGGATCTTTATCTGATGAAATTATAGGTTATACGTATATTGACATGGAAGATAGATATTTTAATCAAAAAATAAGACAATTAATGATTGATGATGCTATGCCTATAGAATTAAGATctttaaaattagaaaatagCACAATTTCTCATGGGTCCCTAAGATGCTGGTTTGAAATATTCACTGAGGAATTTGCCCAATTAAATCCAGTTAAGATATTATGTTCTAATGAACCTGATGATTATCAATTAAGACTTGTTATATGGAAAGTTAGCAATGCAGCAATGGATAATAATTCTACGATTAGTCTATTTGTGCGTTGTATATATACTGATGATGACACTGAAGATAGTAGAGATACAGATACACATTATAATAGCAAAGATGGAAAAGGAACATTTAATTGGAGATttgtttataatataaaaattccaACAAATGCAACAAATATTAAAGTACAAATTCATAATTATGCTCTTTTATCTTCTAATGAACCAATAGGTGAAGCAACTTTAGACTTATCTGCACACTTTTATAGagcaagaaaaaaaaaaggtttcTATCACATTCCTCg attttgGCTATCTTGTAAGCATCCAGCTCACAAAAATAAGATAAGAGGAAATGTTGAAATAGAGGGatttattttaacaaaatCAGAAGCTGAAATATCTCCTGTTGGTAATGGAAGAGATGAACCAAATAAAGATCCTTATTTACCTCCAGTAACTGAAAATAGAACATATGTAGATTGGGTTACTATAAACGAAAAATTTGGAGCTGCAACAGCATCTATTATGTATGGTTTAAAATGGACAG gTGTATGGATTGTTGTAGCAGTTGTAGTGGTTGGCATATTATtccttatatttttattaaaataa
- a CDS encoding DnaJ protein, putative, with the protein MSSWSFFNEYLNWFNNSSDNKNEKIKKNDLLQKDENKIKCVRKYKPEEKENQNDKQNNSTKNKISKDTESSKYEDKKNKDNNFFNQLGISNWIPSYDTQIYNDYKKGYYLDKEAKEILSKKTSKKSNVIKIGADNTHMNEFSSSDASNLCVDTTYYDILNVSPNSKLSEIKTSYYKLALKYHPDKNSNDPEAKMKFQKINEAYQVLGDEERRMKYNKYGLNATKDMILIDPSIFFMMLFSSEELSDYTGTLRIAFFVQLAFEGNMSIEDVRSSNEVMMNEMEIEQKKREVELALLLRTRLQPYVDGDNRWNDKMEKEIKGLLDSSFSSSILESIGWTYENVSTSYIAEVTTLWGVGATVANIQAASRTIGNTFCAAKSMINTVVTIKDFSLNNEKMNSIKEKKENNKNINNINNNNKDNNNGDGNTNIDNNNNTSNDHIPLIDKEENKALGVIIKNVLTLVLWDIESTVRQAADKVIRDEGVDLETRLKRAEGMKILGKLMQKWSKIQKNINDANEIDATKLLETAIIKASKMTNDEDEEDPGKKKDEKKNIYKYEYTNEEQNIEK; encoded by the coding sequence atgtcAAGTTGGagtttttttaatgaatatttaaattggTTTAATAATTCtagtgataataaaaatgaaaaaataaaaaaaaatgatttgttgcaaaaagatgaaaataaaataaaatgtgtTAGAAAGTATAAACcagaagaaaaggaaaatcAAAAtgataaacaaaataatagcactaaaaataaaatcagtAAAGATACGGAGAGTAGTAAAtatgaagataaaaaaaataaagataataactTTTTCAATCAGTTAGGTATATCAAATTGGATACCAAGTTATGATACTCAAATTTAtaatgattataaaaaaggGTATTATTTAGATAAGGAAGCAAAAGAAATATTGTCAAAAAAAActtcaaaaaaaagtaatgtGATAAAAATAGGTGCTGATAATACTCACATGAATGAATTCTCATCTTCTGATGCTTCTAATCTATGTGTCGATACAACATACTATGATATACTGAATGTAAGTCCTAACTCAAAATTAAGTGAAATTAAAACTAGTTACTATAAATTAGCATTAAAGTATCATCCTGATAAAAATTCGAATGATCCTGAAGcaaaaatgaaatttcaaaaaataaatgaagcaTATCAGGTTCTAGGTGATGAAGAGAGAAGaatgaaatataataaatatggtTTAAATGCTACAAAAGATATGATTTTAATTGATccatctattttttttatgatgcTGTTCAGTTCAGAAGAGTTATCTGATTACACAGGAACTTTAAGAATCGCCTTTTTTGTTCAGCTAGCATTTGAAGGGAACATGTCTATTGAAGATGTACGATCATCAAATGAAGTAATGATGAATGAAATGGAAattgaacaaaaaaaaagagaagtAGAACTAGCCCTTTTATTAAGAACAAGATTACAACCATATGTAGATGGTGATAATAGGTGGAATGATAAAAtggaaaaagaaattaaggGATTACTAGATTCATCTTTTTCTAGTTCTATTTTAGAATCAATAGGATGGACATATGAAAATGTTTCTACTTCTTATATAGCTGAAGTAACAACCTTATGGGGTGTAGGTGCTACAGTAGCAAATATTCAAGCAGCTAGTAGAACAATAGGAAATACGTTTTGCGCAGCAAAATCTATGATTAACACTGTCGTTACTATTAAAGATTTTTCATTAAACAACGAAAAAATGAACTCgatcaaagaaaaaaaagaaaacaataaaaatattaataatattaataataataataaagataataataacgGTGATGGGAATACtaatattgataataataataataccaGTAATGATCATATCCCTTTAATAGacaaagaagaaaataaagcaTTAGGAGttatcataaaaaatgtaCTAACGCTAGTTTTATGGGATATAGAATCGACTGTTAGACAGGCTGCTGATAAAGTTATTCGAGATGAAGGAGTAGATTTAGAAACTAGATTAAAAAGAGCTGAAGGTATGAAGATTTTAGGAAAACTAATGCAAAAATGGtcaaaaattcaaaaaaatataaatgatgcTAATGAAATTGATGCTACTAAACTTTTAGAAACAGCCATTATCAAAGCATCAAAGATGACTAATGATGAGGATGAAGAGGATccaggaaaaaaaaaagatgaaaaaaaaaatatttataaatatgaatatacaAATGAAGAacaaaatattgaaaaataa
- a CDS encoding glycosyltransferase family 28 protein, putative, with translation MYLFVTVGSTKFDELIEFIDNEEFHFFLKKKGFEYMTIQIGNGTYVPKLIYKNKEDNNFLKKVNYFTFKNSLDDFYERADLILSHAGAGTTIECLRKKKKILIVVNTNLMNNHQMEFAEYMYSCNYLEMCKDLNTLKDNIHICLKKKYKILPKPNVQNFLQDLKVLMNK, from the coding sequence atgtatttatttgtTACAGTTGGATCAACAAAATTTGATGAATTAATTGAATTTATCGACAATGAagaatttcatttttttttaaaaaaaaagggattTGAATATATGACTATACAGATAGGAAATGGTACATATGTAcctaaattaatatataaaaataaagaagataataatttcttaaaaaaggTAAActattttacatttaaaaacAGTTTGGATGATTTTTATGAAAGAGCTGATTTAATTTTAAGTCATGCAGGTGCAGGAACAACAATTGAAtgtttaagaaaaaaaaaaaaaatattgattgTTGTTAATAcaaatttaatgaataatCATCAAATGGAATTTGCTGAATATATGTATTCTTGCAACTATTTAGAAATGTGTAAAGATTTAAATACTTTAAAAGACAATATACAcatatgtttaaaaaaaaaatataagataCTCCCAAAACCTAAcgttcaaaattttttacaagatttaaaagttttaatgaataaataa
- a CDS encoding kinesin-like protein, putative, which translates to MHRRSYSESVALSKHSSSKKNENELNNELKKNENIGKNEKKLENVVVRIRKLDNNEKSTLHTDPNDKTVLYFDKDFEIEKYNFDIVFDQNDDNKTIFNKIGGHFIINNVCNGFKETIITYGQTGSGKTYTLFGSNKEYGIIYYFIHYLYKLHNTKTKRKTIYLSIYEILGDTLIDLISNLNEKNIEFYTEEYYLKTIKYSYKVVNIKNYEMAKKLIDTACLLRNVEATSQNMRSSRSHAIIQFFVNISESTINNGVETIRDYYGVLTLVDLVGCEREGFSRNKNDKSSSKILNSSLTSLNKMLRKMQMGNLDESDKRQSVLCKVLFNYIQKTCGVSMIFCFNPKLSQKSLTSSTLIMASDCKKIKSKRKQLIYIKSQNKENFFKKLGNDNYKNDYNHNSNINNLKVTDNEIYEEKNKKNSDYIKNNKSNMEIEKVKKIKDYCDLNNTPLFLIYANGDNNHIINNLNKEKDEKYTILRNIVNDIINEQIIKEEKKKYMIEQLRNDIVKLKNECEYWKKEANNYHNKLKILNKNYLKINEFLFNTLNTNPINSYNSSNFCNLASFKFDEEIDKQRKNENIVKNNNSLFRREKNEYAENIEKGNTLKNHEQSSHIPFKSKDISNSYNLSNSKNISQKDVNIHNQYINDNMKSKEETKCYQINENKLEKSISFIKNSLSFNEKKNYEETLLESNNHMKSSKQFYTKELIDYTNNPSKTQNCKKKNSQIEQAKEFNDNKTTFYNKTGSNIQDDQNNTKNFSHNKIINRENDINVHISNENDLISNLNQKKSNILNEKINRNYSMKEPIIPSTSYDKINTEKFNIKYSEKKDTKKNIMSFISNNDYKNLNNITVDSLATKIKNRMLKSRSLSVVR; encoded by the exons atgCATAGAAGATCTTACAGTGAATCAGTAGCTTTATCAAAGCATTCATCGA gtaaaaaaaatgaaaatgagtTAAATAACGAATTAAAGAAAAACGAAAACATTGGaaaaaacgaaaaaaaattagaaaatgtTGTAGTTAGAATTAGAAAATtagataataatgaaaagtCAACATTACATACAGATCCTAATGATAAAActgttttatattttgataaagattttgaaatagaaaaatataattttgataTAGTCTTTGATCaaaatgatgataataaaactatctttaataaaataggtggccattttataattaataatgtaTGCAATGGATTTAAAGAAACGATAATTACATATGGGCAAACAGGTAGTGGTAAAACATATACCTTATTTGGttcaaataaagaatatggtataatatattattttattcattatttatataaattgcATAATACGAAAACTAAAAGAAAAACTATTTATTTAAgtatatatgaaatattagGGGATACTTTAATTGATCTTATATCAAACTTAAATGAAAAGAATATAGAATTTTATACAGAAGAATACTATCTCAAAACTATCAAATATTCTTATAAAGTTGTTAATAtcaaaaattatgaaatggCAAAAAAACTTATTGATACTGCTTGCCTTTTAAGAAATGTTGAAGCTACTTCTCAAAATATGAG ATCAAGCAGATCTCATGCaattattcaattttttgtAAACATTTCTGAATCAACTATTAATAATGGTGTTGAAACAATTAGAGATTACTATGGAGTTTTAACATTAGTTGATTTAGTTGGATGTGAAAGAGAAGGATTTAgcagaaataaaaatgataaatcatcaagtaaaattttaaattcgTCCCTGACTTCTCTCAATAAAATGTTGAGAAAAATGCaa atggGCAATTTAGATGAATCAGATAAAAGACAAAGTGTCTTATGTAAAgttctttttaattacattCAGAAAACATGTGGTGTTTCCATGATTTTTTGCTTTAATCCTAAATTAAGCCAAAAGAgt TTAACAAGTTCAACATTAATCATGGCTAGTGAttgcaaaaaaataaaaagcaaAAGAAAACAATTGATTTATATAAAGTCtcaaaataaagaaaatttttttaaaaagttaggaaatgataattataaaaatgactATAATCataatagtaatattaataatttaaaagttacagataatgaaatatatgaggaaaaaaataagaaaaactctgattacataaaaaataataaaagtaatatgGAAATTGAAAAAGTTAAGAAGATAAAAGATTATTGCGACCTTAATAACACTCcattatttcttatatatgCTAATGGTGATAATAATCATatcataaataatttaaataaagaaaaagatgaaaaatataCTATTTTAAGAAACATTGTAAATGATATTATAAATGagcaaataataaaagaagaaaaaaaaaaatatatgattgAACAATTAAGAAATGATATTGTTAAACTAAAAAATGAATGTGAATATTGGAAAAAAGAGGCAAATAATTatcataataaattaaaaatattaaataaaaattatttaaaaattaatgaatttctttttaatacgTTAAATACTAATCCTATTAATAGTTATAACTCTTctaatttttgtaatttagCCTCTTTTAAATTTGATGAAGAAATAGATAAACAacgaaaaaatgaaaatatagtaaaaaataacaattcTCTTTTTCgaagagaaaaaaatgaatatgcAGAAAACATTGAAAAGGGAAATACTCTAAAGAATCATGAACAGAGTTCTCATATCCCATTTAAATCAAAAGATATTTcaaattcatataatttatctaattcaaaaaatatttcacaAAAAGACGTAAATATACACAatcaatatataaatgataatatgaAAAGCAAAGAGGAAACAAAATGTTATCAAATAAAcgaaaataaattagaaaagagcatatcatttataaaaaacagTTTATcctttaatgaaaaaaaaaattatgaagaaaCATTACTTGAATCAAATAATCACATGAAAAGTTCTAAACAATTTTACACGAAAGAATTAATAGATTATACAAATAATCCTTCGAAAACacaaaattgtaaaaaaaaaaattcacaaATAGAACAAGCCAAAGAATTCAACGATAATAAAACTACTTTTTACAATAAAACAGGTTCTAATATTCAAGATGATCAAAATAACACTAAGAATTTTTCACACaacaaaattattaatagagaaaatgatataaatgtCCATATatcaaatgaaaatgatctcataagtaatttaaatcaaaaaaaatcaaatattttaaatgaaaaaataaatagaaattaCTCAATGAAAGAACCTATTATACCATCTACATCTTACGATAAAATTAATacagaaaaatttaatataaaatattcagaaaaaaaagatacgaaaaaaaatataatgagttttatatcaaataatgactataaaaatttaaataacatCACTGTTGATTCATTAGCcactaaaataaaaaacagaATGTTAAAATCAAGAAGTTTGTCAGTTGTtcgttaa